Proteins encoded by one window of Streptomyces sp. ALI-76-A:
- a CDS encoding sugar ABC transporter permease, with the protein MSTITKDGVSSPTPAKASPAKPRRGVRGSPTFNFWLFTGPFLIGLAVFVYLPILWSLYLSFFEARFTVTPSTFIGFDNYVTMLTDEDFMGSLVTFTVFAVFIVPTTWAASLGLALMVNRLRFMRAFFRSVFFLPTAVSYVAASLVWKMSIFSGVRFGMMNTFLSLFGIDNTAWLASPDPPWYWLVILTVRLWLQAGFYMILFIAALQNIPQEMYEAAAIDGAKPGWQTFWHITLPQLRATSTAVILLLLVAAYQAFDEFFNLLHKTTWGRPPLVELYYKALGESQDYGAGSAGALILTVLICLVTLLQGKFLGFGRGEESK; encoded by the coding sequence ATGTCGACCATCACCAAGGACGGCGTCTCCAGCCCCACCCCGGCGAAGGCATCCCCGGCCAAGCCGCGGCGGGGGGTGCGGGGCTCCCCCACGTTCAACTTCTGGCTCTTCACCGGGCCATTCCTGATCGGCCTGGCGGTCTTCGTCTATCTGCCGATCCTGTGGAGCCTGTATCTGTCGTTCTTCGAGGCCCGCTTCACGGTCACGCCGAGCACGTTCATCGGCTTCGACAACTACGTGACGATGCTGACCGACGAGGACTTCATGGGGTCCCTTGTCACCTTCACGGTGTTCGCCGTCTTCATCGTGCCGACCACCTGGGCGGCCTCGCTGGGGCTGGCGCTCATGGTGAACCGGCTGCGGTTCATGCGGGCGTTCTTCCGGTCGGTGTTCTTCCTGCCCACGGCGGTCAGCTATGTCGCCGCCTCGCTGGTCTGGAAGATGTCCATCTTCAGCGGTGTCCGCTTCGGCATGATGAACACCTTCCTGAGCCTCTTCGGCATCGACAACACCGCCTGGCTGGCCAGCCCCGACCCGCCGTGGTACTGGCTGGTCATCCTGACCGTACGTCTCTGGCTCCAGGCCGGCTTCTACATGATCCTCTTCATCGCGGCCCTGCAGAACATCCCGCAGGAGATGTACGAGGCCGCCGCGATCGACGGCGCCAAGCCCGGCTGGCAGACGTTCTGGCACATCACCCTGCCGCAGCTGCGGGCGACCTCCACCGCCGTGATCCTGCTGCTGCTCGTGGCGGCGTACCAGGCGTTCGACGAGTTCTTCAACCTGCTGCACAAGACCACCTGGGGCAGGCCACCGCTCGTGGAGCTGTACTACAAGGCCCTCGGTGAGAGCCAGGACTACGGCGCGGGCAGCGCGGGCGCGCTGATCCTCACCGTACTGATCTGCCTCGTGACCCTGCTCCAGGGCAAGTTCCTGGGCTTCGGAAGGGGGGAGGAGTCCAAGTGA
- a CDS encoding ROK family protein: protein MRRGTSRDIRTANRYEVLRQIIAASPTSRQELAATTGLSLATVATLVGELLELRMITEVGFEDSAGGRPRGLVAVNASGGALIGVDIAETYVHVELFDLALNVLARAEEDVRPGESLPEQVVGHVAAAVGSVVAQAGVEGARVLGVGVSVPGQVDRATGISEYAPNWDWHDVPLLDLLTEHIAYPLHLDNPLRACAVAELWFGAARGRGNAVVVNLGTGVGAGLVLGGGLHRGVSNSAGEWGHTTLVLDGRLCHCGNHGCVETYVGAPGIMLNLRELSPRSTLLHPEDQTATIDALARGVAARDPVAVKVVRDTARYLGAGVADLINLFNPEVVVLSSWVAAALGEPLLAEVREAVARHALPRPLAATEIVLSPIPTDPVCLGAATFALEGALNAVSQKPSGGRTVRRHFPASRD, encoded by the coding sequence GCGGCACTTCACGTGACATCCGCACCGCGAACCGCTACGAGGTGCTGCGCCAGATCATCGCCGCGTCGCCCACCTCCCGGCAGGAGCTGGCCGCCACCACCGGCCTGAGCCTCGCCACGGTCGCCACCCTCGTCGGCGAGCTGCTCGAACTCCGGATGATCACGGAGGTCGGGTTCGAGGACTCGGCGGGCGGCCGCCCCCGGGGCCTGGTCGCCGTCAACGCGTCGGGGGGCGCGCTGATCGGTGTCGACATCGCGGAGACCTATGTCCACGTCGAGCTGTTCGACCTCGCGCTGAACGTCCTGGCCCGCGCCGAGGAGGACGTGCGTCCCGGTGAGAGCCTGCCGGAGCAGGTGGTCGGCCATGTCGCCGCCGCCGTCGGCTCGGTGGTCGCACAGGCCGGGGTCGAGGGCGCGCGGGTGCTCGGCGTCGGGGTGAGTGTGCCGGGTCAGGTGGACCGGGCGACCGGCATCTCGGAGTACGCGCCCAACTGGGACTGGCACGACGTGCCGCTGCTCGACCTGCTCACCGAGCACATCGCCTACCCCCTCCACCTGGACAATCCGCTGCGGGCCTGCGCGGTGGCCGAGCTCTGGTTCGGTGCCGCGCGCGGGCGCGGGAACGCGGTGGTGGTCAACCTGGGGACCGGGGTGGGCGCCGGGCTGGTGCTGGGCGGGGGGCTGCACCGGGGCGTGAGCAACAGCGCCGGCGAGTGGGGCCACACCACGCTCGTGCTGGACGGACGGCTGTGCCACTGCGGCAACCACGGCTGCGTAGAGACGTACGTCGGCGCGCCCGGCATCATGCTGAACCTGCGGGAACTCAGCCCCCGCAGCACGCTGCTGCACCCGGAGGACCAGACGGCGACCATCGACGCCCTGGCCCGCGGGGTCGCGGCGCGCGACCCGGTGGCGGTCAAGGTGGTCCGCGACACCGCCCGGTACCTCGGCGCCGGCGTCGCCGACCTGATCAACCTGTTCAACCCGGAGGTGGTCGTGCTCAGCAGTTGGGTCGCGGCCGCGCTCGGCGAGCCCCTGCTGGCCGAGGTGCGCGAGGCCGTGGCCCGGCACGCGCTGCCGCGGCCGCTGGCCGCCACGGAGATCGTCCTCTCGCCCATTCCCACCGATCCGGTGTGTCTGGGCGCCGCGACCTTCGCGCTCGAAGGGGCGCTCAACGCGGTGAGCCAGAAACCCTCGGGCGGGAGGACCGTCCGGCGTCACTTCCCCGCCTCCCGAGACTGA
- a CDS encoding extracellular solute-binding protein, translating to MSALSNSSWDRRTVLRAALGLTAAGGLAACGGNTGRSSGGGSGKNLTQYFHAYGEAGTEQAIKKYAKAYKDANVTTQWITGSNFESKLFASLLTDEAPDCFEFHPQLQMIESGQVADLTDLIDPVKDDFNQADIQSHTVDGKIYGIRMIDDPQFFFYRPSMFEKAGVEVPQTLEELIEAAAKLTTDKVKGAYLGNTLHSMVNPLIWSAGAQHLDDKNQIAYHTDTVVDGFKQLRKLFTSGDLLLDAPTDFWDPSALNQGLTAMQWCGMWAMPQMQEALGDDLGIFPFPKVGDAGKLSVYNGGWSMFVNAKGKNLDATKEYVKWLWIDQKEYQEDWALSYGFHIPPRTSIAESADKLKSGLPAEGVKLFNEYGNFDNIGWTQASITALEDVLANSVRKGGDPDAELTKADAKVNRELKKLFG from the coding sequence ATGTCGGCATTGAGCAACAGCAGCTGGGACCGCCGGACCGTACTGCGGGCCGCCCTGGGCCTGACCGCCGCGGGCGGGCTCGCCGCCTGCGGCGGCAACACCGGCCGCAGCAGCGGGGGCGGTTCGGGGAAGAACCTCACCCAGTACTTCCACGCGTACGGCGAGGCGGGCACCGAGCAGGCCATCAAGAAGTACGCCAAGGCCTACAAGGACGCCAACGTGACCACGCAGTGGATCACCGGCTCCAACTTCGAGAGCAAGCTCTTCGCCTCGCTGCTCACGGACGAAGCCCCCGACTGCTTCGAGTTCCACCCGCAGTTGCAGATGATCGAGAGCGGCCAGGTCGCGGACCTGACCGATCTGATCGACCCGGTCAAGGACGACTTCAACCAGGCCGACATCCAGTCGCACACGGTCGACGGCAAGATATACGGCATCCGGATGATCGACGACCCGCAGTTCTTCTTCTACCGGCCCTCGATGTTCGAGAAGGCCGGCGTCGAGGTCCCGCAGACGCTGGAGGAGCTGATCGAGGCCGCCGCCAAGCTGACCACGGACAAGGTCAAGGGTGCCTACCTCGGCAACACCCTGCACTCGATGGTCAACCCGCTGATCTGGTCAGCGGGCGCGCAGCACCTCGACGACAAGAACCAGATCGCTTACCACACGGACACGGTCGTCGACGGCTTCAAGCAGCTGCGCAAGCTGTTCACCAGCGGTGACCTGCTGCTCGACGCCCCGACCGACTTCTGGGACCCGTCCGCGCTCAACCAGGGCCTGACCGCGATGCAGTGGTGTGGCATGTGGGCGATGCCGCAGATGCAGGAGGCGCTCGGCGACGACCTCGGCATCTTCCCGTTCCCGAAGGTCGGCGACGCGGGCAAGCTCTCGGTCTACAACGGCGGCTGGTCGATGTTCGTCAACGCCAAGGGCAAGAACCTCGACGCGACCAAGGAGTACGTGAAGTGGTTGTGGATCGACCAGAAGGAGTACCAGGAGGACTGGGCACTCTCCTACGGCTTCCACATCCCGCCCCGCACCTCGATCGCGGAGTCGGCCGACAAGCTGAAGTCGGGTCTGCCCGCTGAGGGCGTCAAGCTCTTCAACGAGTACGGCAACTTCGACAACATCGGCTGGACCCAGGCCAGCATCACCGCCCTGGAGGACGTCCTCGCCAACTCCGTGCGCAAGGGCGGCGACCCGGACGCGGAGCTGACCAAGGCGGACGCGAAGGTCAACCGCGAGCTCAAGAAGCTCTTCGGATAG